From a single Longimicrobiales bacterium genomic region:
- a CDS encoding cupin domain-containing protein, with product MEQQQSATRFFRWDDMPKERVTDMLDRRLITGERVMLAHVYLKKGCIVPQHQHDNEQLTYIIEGALRFWIGEDRSEEVVVRAGEVLHIPSNVWHEAEALEDTLDVDIFSPPRADWLNHTDDYFHRK from the coding sequence ATGGAGCAGCAGCAGTCGGCCACCCGCTTCTTCCGCTGGGACGACATGCCGAAGGAGCGCGTCACGGACATGCTCGACCGGCGGCTGATCACGGGTGAGCGCGTGATGCTCGCGCACGTCTATCTGAAGAAGGGCTGCATCGTGCCGCAGCACCAGCACGACAACGAGCAGCTCACCTACATCATCGAGGGCGCGCTGCGCTTCTGGATCGGGGAAGACCGGTCCGAGGAAGTCGTCGTGCGTGCGGGCGAGGTGCTGCACATCCCGTCCAACGTGTGGCACGAGGCGGAGGCGCTCGAGGACACGCTCGACGTCGACATCTTCTCGCCGCCGCGCGCGGACTGGCTCAACCACACCGACGACTACTTCCACCGGAAGTGA